Proteins from a single region of Belliella baltica DSM 15883:
- a CDS encoding integrase core domain-containing protein — protein MKVSMDGKGRALDNVYIERFWKSIKYDYIYLNPSEDGYDLLKGVKWYVEYYNQKVHHTTREKPGERYYGPTRKAS, from the coding sequence ATCAAAGTATCAATGGACGGAAAGGGAAGGGCTTTGGACAATGTATATATTGAAAGGTTCTGGAAGTCGATCAAGTATGATTACATCTATCTGAACCCAAGCGAGGACGGTTATGACCTGCTCAAAGGTGTCAAATGGTATGTTGAATATTACAACCAAAAGGTTCATCATACCACTAGGGAGAAGCCTGGGGAAAGATATTATGGGCCAACCCGAAAAGCATCATAA
- a CDS encoding glycoside hydrolase family 19 protein, producing MFIKKLEGAEYSPLLVRFYSLQENIDQVSYNHIPKDWNGIIEAFGMNDGHYITFSFKEGQMVSYSKVLLEDTRASKQIGVNKSTTCITSIVENPSYVVCYESIYDCTIYSGGTSIITYCVDTGSSGPGGSSPGGDSFCEEFDCYAFPGGGDLGGEFEEDDPCKTSKEDLKNAFPDAPDSFLGELEKFVNKHSKDFGIDSKEKMNHFLAQAAHESTNYLGKTFSALEENLNYRWEKLGTKDNFETYFNPISNPTANSLKANPNDFKRSENSDFVDPVKLANYVYARKQLGNTSQGDGYKYRGRGIFQITGKYNYEQFNKFYNEKFNANIDLIKNPEMVSNNIELAVISALWYFENKVLKKIDINEFTNIKKVTQLVNGGENGLPHRRELFNKVKDIINCI from the coding sequence TTGTTTATAAAAAAGCTTGAAGGTGCAGAATATTCTCCGTTATTGGTTAGATTTTATAGTTTGCAAGAAAATATAGATCAGGTAAGTTATAACCATATCCCAAAGGATTGGAATGGAATCATAGAAGCTTTTGGCATGAATGATGGACATTATATTACCTTTAGCTTTAAAGAAGGTCAAATGGTCAGTTATAGCAAAGTCTTATTAGAAGATACTAGAGCCTCAAAGCAGATAGGTGTAAATAAGAGCACGACATGCATTACTTCAATAGTAGAAAATCCTTCTTATGTGGTGTGTTATGAAAGTATTTATGATTGTACGATTTACAGTGGTGGTACTAGTATTATAACTTATTGTGTAGATACAGGAAGCTCGGGGCCTGGAGGGTCTAGCCCTGGAGGAGATAGTTTTTGTGAAGAGTTTGATTGTTATGCTTTCCCTGGTGGTGGAGACTTGGGAGGAGAATTTGAAGAAGATGATCCATGTAAAACAAGCAAAGAAGACCTGAAAAATGCATTCCCTGATGCTCCTGATTCATTTTTGGGGGAACTTGAGAAGTTTGTTAACAAGCATTCAAAAGATTTTGGTATAGATTCAAAAGAAAAGATGAATCATTTTTTAGCCCAAGCTGCGCACGAAAGCACTAACTATCTTGGAAAGACTTTCTCAGCTTTAGAGGAAAACTTGAACTATAGATGGGAAAAATTAGGTACGAAGGATAATTTTGAAACCTATTTTAACCCAATCTCAAACCCAACAGCAAACTCTTTAAAAGCTAATCCAAATGATTTTAAAAGATCTGAAAATTCTGATTTTGTAGATCCTGTAAAGCTTGCAAATTATGTCTATGCTCGTAAACAACTTGGAAATACTTCACAAGGTGATGGATATAAATATAGGGGAAGAGGAATTTTTCAAATTACAGGAAAATATAATTATGAGCAATTCAACAAATTTTATAATGAAAAATTCAATGCAAACATTGATTTAATTAAAAACCCTGAAATGGTTTCGAATAACATTGAATTAGCAGTAATCAGCGCATTATGGTATTTTGAAAATAAAGTTTTAAAAAAGATTGATATCAATGAATTTACAAACATTAAAAAAGTAACCCAATTAGTGAATGGCGGTGAGAATGGACTTCCACATAGACGAGAGTTATTCAATAAAGTAAAAGACATTATAAATTGTATATAA
- a CDS encoding DUF2461 domain-containing protein, which produces MPTPYLDFLKELANNNSKEWMDANRDWYQKVRGEFIEDVGEMLGGITAWEPALTAFKAKDCVFRQNRDIRFSANKAPYKTNFAAYFSTGGKKSNGPGYYLHLQPGESFIAGGIWMPQADVLKKIRQEIDYSGEELLKILNEPTFKKHFSSLEGEQLKTSPRDYDAEHPHIDLLRYKSFIVSTPLADKDISSGNFKNKTLNAFKLMKPFHDFLHQAVDEAESGEGLL; this is translated from the coding sequence ATGCCAACTCCATACCTTGATTTTCTAAAAGAATTAGCCAATAACAACTCCAAAGAATGGATGGATGCCAATCGGGATTGGTATCAGAAGGTGAGAGGGGAGTTTATTGAAGATGTAGGAGAAATGTTAGGAGGTATTACCGCTTGGGAGCCTGCATTGACGGCTTTTAAAGCCAAAGATTGTGTTTTCAGACAAAACAGAGACATCCGTTTTTCTGCAAACAAAGCCCCATATAAAACCAATTTTGCAGCATATTTTTCTACAGGAGGAAAAAAATCCAATGGACCTGGGTATTACTTGCATTTACAACCAGGAGAGAGTTTCATCGCTGGAGGAATCTGGATGCCACAGGCTGATGTATTGAAGAAAATCCGTCAAGAAATCGATTACTCTGGGGAAGAACTGCTTAAGATACTCAATGAACCTACTTTCAAGAAACATTTTTCCAGCTTAGAAGGCGAGCAACTTAAAACAAGCCCAAGAGATTACGATGCTGAGCATCCACATATTGATTTGCTGAGATACAAGAGTTTTATTGTCTCTACGCCTTTGGCCGACAAAGATATTTCTTCTGGCAATTTCAAAAACAAAACGCTCAATGCCTTCAAGCTGATGAAACCCTTTCACGATTTTCTGCATCAAGCGGTGGATGAAGCTGAAAGTGGGGAGGGGTTGTTGTGA
- a CDS encoding UDP-N-acetylmuramoyl-tripeptide--D-alanyl-D-alanine ligase — translation MNIELLYLHFLKSTGVSTDTRKIDQGNIFFALKGPNFNANTFAAQALEIGAALVVVDEAEVIPNNDTRYFLVEDVLTALQQLALHHRRQLSIPIIGLTGSNGKTTSKELLHAVLKQKFKTSATVGNLNNHIGVPLTLLAIEKDTEIAIIEMGANKQGDIKELCDIAEPTHGFITNIGKAHLEGMGGPEGVLKTKTELFQHLRAHKGTVFINSQDPILSNMAKRFENPILYPAKGDFCEVEFVDANPFVRFKVEGSEATHLSSMIGAYNFGNIATAITLGKFFGVSIEKAVQAIVNYKPSNMRSQLVEKRSNLIILDAYNANPSSMEVAIKTFGEMTGKKYKMIILGDMYELGDSTQVEHEKLGELVSQYAFDKICFAGKHTQAALAKAPMKALYFPDPFSFRNWLQDSKFEDHLILIKGSRGMKLEGLVDFI, via the coding sequence ATGAACATCGAACTTCTCTACCTACACTTTCTCAAATCCACAGGCGTCAGCACCGATACAAGGAAAATTGATCAAGGAAATATATTTTTTGCACTCAAAGGACCGAATTTCAATGCCAATACATTTGCAGCACAGGCATTGGAAATTGGTGCCGCTTTGGTAGTCGTAGATGAAGCAGAAGTAATCCCGAATAATGACACGAGATATTTTCTAGTTGAGGATGTTTTGACTGCTTTACAGCAACTAGCCCTGCATCACAGAAGACAACTCAGTATTCCCATCATAGGACTAACAGGCAGTAATGGTAAGACTACATCCAAAGAACTCCTCCACGCTGTTCTAAAGCAAAAATTTAAAACTTCAGCCACAGTAGGGAATCTAAACAACCACATTGGAGTGCCATTAACATTGCTCGCAATAGAAAAAGATACCGAAATTGCGATTATAGAGATGGGCGCCAACAAGCAAGGCGATATCAAAGAACTTTGTGACATCGCAGAACCTACACATGGGTTTATCACCAATATCGGAAAGGCTCACTTGGAAGGTATGGGAGGACCAGAAGGAGTCTTGAAAACCAAAACCGAGTTGTTTCAACACTTAAGAGCACACAAAGGAACTGTCTTTATCAATTCCCAGGACCCTATCCTTTCCAATATGGCTAAGCGATTTGAAAACCCAATTCTCTACCCTGCAAAAGGAGATTTTTGTGAAGTTGAGTTTGTGGATGCCAATCCCTTTGTAAGATTCAAAGTAGAAGGAAGCGAAGCAACACATCTTAGTTCCATGATAGGAGCATATAACTTTGGGAATATTGCCACCGCTATTACTTTAGGTAAGTTTTTCGGTGTTTCTATAGAAAAGGCAGTTCAGGCTATCGTCAATTACAAGCCTTCCAATATGCGTTCTCAACTCGTAGAAAAACGAAGCAACCTGATCATCCTAGACGCATACAATGCCAACCCATCGAGCATGGAAGTTGCGATCAAGACTTTTGGTGAGATGACTGGCAAAAAATACAAAATGATCATCTTAGGAGATATGTATGAACTTGGTGACAGCACACAAGTTGAACACGAGAAATTGGGTGAATTGGTCAGCCAATATGCTTTTGATAAAATTTGCTTTGCCGGCAAGCATACGCAAGCAGCTTTGGCCAAAGCTCCGATGAAAGCACTCTATTTTCCAGATCCTTTTTCCTTCCGAAACTGGCTTCAAGACTCCAAGTTCGAAGATCATCTGATCCTGATCAAAGGTAGTAGGGGAATGAAATTGGAGGGGTTGGTTGATTTTATTTAA
- a CDS encoding FG-GAP repeat domain-containing protein: protein MIKYFTFLFLFTLSASLAQTSFQFDQNINLTQNGGNLELPFAGGLNAAQIQTMDVNGDGEDEMVIWDINARQISVFKIENDVYTFFPEMAYYFPSDVNGFLVLADFDGDGKKDLFTSSPFGIRAYKNVSPVGATFPSWELAQNFLRLDNNSNLQANNLDIPLILDVDGDGDLDIATFNFASGDFLEFYRNTSIERKGFADVDGFAFPEPRWGEFEFCSCGSFSFGVTCSGLPIGRILDDENQRIQHAGGHSILYSDFNGDGIFDLLMGQDECDVLYYLPNKGTNATPIFDEFATSLPNIGDLPEFPIFHAAQLWENQLLISTNSSAIAGIFRADYAKNIFSIPLEGGNIQPFLQNRMLDLGENTRPFFQGNKLNGSLLL, encoded by the coding sequence ATGATCAAGTATTTTACTTTTTTATTCCTTTTCACTTTGAGCGCGAGTTTAGCGCAAACTTCTTTTCAATTTGATCAAAATATAAATCTCACTCAAAATGGTGGGAATTTAGAATTGCCCTTTGCAGGAGGACTAAACGCCGCTCAGATCCAAACAATGGATGTGAATGGAGATGGTGAAGATGAAATGGTCATTTGGGATATCAATGCCCGTCAGATTTCTGTTTTTAAGATTGAAAATGATGTTTACACTTTCTTCCCTGAGATGGCTTACTATTTTCCTTCTGATGTAAATGGGTTTTTGGTTCTAGCTGACTTTGATGGCGATGGGAAAAAAGATCTTTTTACAAGTAGTCCTTTTGGAATTAGAGCTTATAAAAATGTTAGTCCTGTTGGAGCTACTTTCCCAAGTTGGGAATTGGCTCAGAACTTTCTAAGACTTGACAACAACTCCAACCTTCAAGCGAACAATCTTGATATTCCATTGATTTTGGATGTAGATGGAGATGGAGATTTGGATATTGCCACTTTCAATTTCGCTTCAGGGGATTTTTTGGAGTTTTACAGAAATACATCCATCGAACGAAAAGGTTTTGCAGATGTTGATGGTTTTGCTTTTCCAGAGCCGAGATGGGGAGAATTTGAGTTCTGCAGTTGCGGAAGCTTTAGCTTTGGAGTTACTTGTTCAGGATTACCTATTGGTAGGATTCTCGATGATGAAAATCAGAGAATTCAACATGCTGGAGGTCATTCGATTTTATACTCGGACTTCAATGGAGATGGTATTTTTGATTTGTTGATGGGTCAAGATGAATGTGATGTACTTTATTATTTGCCCAACAAAGGAACGAATGCAACACCAATTTTTGATGAATTTGCGACTTCGCTTCCTAATATTGGAGATTTACCAGAGTTTCCTATTTTTCATGCTGCACAGCTCTGGGAAAATCAACTTTTAATAAGTACAAATTCTTCTGCTATTGCGGGTATCTTTCGAGCTGATTATGCTAAAAATATATTTTCTATTCCCCTAGAAGGAGGAAATATTCAGCCTTTTCTTCAAAATCGGATGTTGGATTTAGGAGAAAATACAAGACCTTTTTTTCAAGGAAATAAGTTAAATGGGTCACTTCTACTCTAG